In Rosa rugosa chromosome 4, drRosRugo1.1, whole genome shotgun sequence, the genomic stretch CCGTTGACATATTGGAGGATTCGGAATGGAGAGAGAATCTTTGAataacttgttcttcagaaagaccacgacactccgcgcgagaatgcggtgtgtaactggaggtcttatgctttgagcagttagcgtagccctttttgtaagggtttttgcttgacttcccaatggctaacgttcacgaaaAGACActagttggtcccactgggcgtgccaaaatgtttggcgcaaaaaccagttggcttgcaaactgtctcttttgagcgtgtgcgcaggcgtgccagcaccatggggtgcagtcgtcggggtagtcccttgacctgacttcttcttcaagcgttgtggacgaggagagcaccaacctcgccacaaggttcttctctagccttccgggaaaggactttctgccttacggataaggactttgggtgtgatctcttcgcgtcaccgaatcgatacttagtgttgtagactaagcagagcaatcactgggaagtttggagaaagcacgggttgcgctaaagcgtgactttagcttcgctgggttgcgagggcgttacccttgcttcgctggtagtaacggtggcggttgcgctcgcagtcggctgctggggagactgggactggaagtacggtcgccgggttgatctggtgatgctaaCAGTTGGCTCTtagagagactaggactggcgggcggtcaccgggtttcaacgaggttgaaggtttgctccggggaggctttgtaatcgctaggattgattgatatgagagaggtcttttattcgtccttgaaacctggtatatatacctagggtttcgactgctccttgccacagaaggattattggttgaagtttcatattcaatcctcgctacccgactccaataaggtttcgttttccttatggatcacggaatgggtgaagctgtaacccaaacccgaataggcttatttttgggccgcaggtatcggcccgctgtgctgaatccactaaaggatcttgccaaaattacttttgggctcaaacacaattaataaagttgaggttttgtttaccgatttctcattgataaattctatgtttgtgtgctttggtggcctacttagtatgcatgctagggttctaatactttgattgtttgatgcctggatcaatagttggattcctcaaattatctagagaagtaattggtagttttcactagcaagtaaacaaaaccctaggtttagcaaggctctaagttatttgcgatgcctagtgattgctcaaactcttttcaaacttaatgatctctgcatgtttaatctaataaacgtacctttaggttgcattgcttgggaatagtctaggtgtagagcacttcctgcctagcgtacaaagtaagaaagggtaataggttgtgttcaagcgtaccgagtcAATTTGagcgtcttcaactaagttaattggtagcaaattggacaaagtgtgttgtgtgtgattgttgggggtggatacttccttcctagctagtttcattatcttgatatcaaccaacttcaatttcgtttttctttctgttctctgtttttctgtatttcatttccatagcaaatcaactccaaaattcaccaaattttgtgtgctagacgccttgtgtgtctagtacgtctctgtaaattttcatatttttttgggttgttttggtttgaTTCGTAGTTTGTCTTTtgactgctgttcagtaggaactgcagtcacgtttttgtgacttttgttgaagcacttagtttaacttaatcctctgcgggagacccttatttctctATACTATGATTGACATATTTGCAGGgaaataaggaaaatcaatagctttaaatttagctatcaactTTTCCAATGGCGACCTGCAAAACCATATTCCATACTCCTCTTTTCAATCTCCGCTTCCTGTACTCTCTTCGACATGGGACATTACAAAAACTTCAAATTACACTTCCATATCAACAAACAACAAATCTAATTCCAGAATTGACCCATCAAATAACCCAATTTCTAACCAAGATCAAAACTTGACCACTCCAATTGAACACACATGCAAAATCGGACTAACCATGGGATCGGTCATGGCCTTGGGGTTGGGCTTGGAATGGGAGAGATTGGCGAAGAGGTTCTTGGCCTTGAAGCTCTGGTACCAAGCGAGAATGGAGCAGAGAAGAGATAACGATTTTTCCGGATCCGATGGGAGACTCGAGCAAGGCATGGCAGTGGTCATCCCAGACAGCTCGATCGAGAGTGGAGACGACTCTGCTCATGAACGCCTCTTGGGCTATGTACGGCTGGTACGGGAACCCGACGTCAATGCCTCCGATGGGCGGTACAAGCTTTTCGATGAACTTTTAGGGTTTGTTCCTGGGAACTCGACATCGATGCCTCTTCCACTGCCGGGTCCAAATCCATGCCccaatcaccaccaccatcaccaacGCTGCTACTCCGCCGCCCAAAACCTTGCTCCCCAAAAACAAGATCAAATCTTGTTCCTCCGTCACCCTTCCCAGAACCTCTGGAATTTCTAGAACGATCTCGATCGTTTGATTCGATCTCCACCATTTTATACCCACTTGTTGGGTGAGCCGATCTGAAGCAAAGGAGAGGGTAGAGCTCCACTGCCTTTCCCCGGGAAAACAAAGACCATAATCGCAGAGGagaagagataaaaagaaagaaataaaagaaaaaaaataaaaataataaaataaaataaaaagagaaaagaataaattaaagtaagatgtgagggtataatagactttttgacGCGTAAGGATTGTCACGTCAGTAACTTAACAGAGTTTTTGGACGGAAAGTAACGAAATTGACCTAtcgcactactagaattttgcttttagacatcacgacaattacatcggtgagaaattcacgcgatgtaaaaaattatcattaacatcgattcctcaaatttcgatttatatgtatataactGACATCGTTTTTTACTGTTGACTGATGTCTATATTTTGATTCCAAAATTTTTGAAAACGCGGAAAGACTAACTTAAACAATTTCGTACAcgcggggaacaaaattttccCACTTTActtcactcactctctctcgccCTTCCCCGAAACCTATCCCCCTCCTCctcaccctctctctctctctctctctctcttacccCCGTCCCAACTGAACCGGAAccacaaaaccctagaaaacgaATTCGAAGAGATTTCTTTGTGGCTCATCTCGGAGGTGCAGCCTGGCGTTGACTCGTCAGAGGATGGCGAAGAAGAAGGTGGCTACGGTGAGCCCACTCCGGTGGTTGGAGATCGTGACGGAGGAGAGAGTGTCCTCCAGATCCACTTTGTCTCGTGGAGTTCTTGTTTCCTTTCTGTTCAACACCCAACCTCCTCCTCCATTTCCTAACGGCACCGaaccgtcctcttcttccttctccgccTCCGACCAGAACCCGTCTAAGaacgaagaggagagagaggtcggGTGCGAGGGGTTAGGGCTCAAAGATGGTGGATGTTCCAGAGTTCAAGGCCTCCGTTTCAGAGACGAATTGGAGCAACTCCGAAAGAAGTCTGGGTAATTTGAATCTTTTTAGtttatggatttggttttgtgTCTTTGAAGTATTTGTGAGTGGGTTTCTTAAGTTTCTTCACTTTTGTGTgattctttctttaatttattgAATGGATTGGATTATTGGCATGATAGTCATATGAAGATATAGATCCTCTAGGcttttttttgattgatgatGGAACAGAAAATTGAACTGTCGCCAAAAATGGTATACCCAGAAAAGTACTGCTGttgattttatgaaattcataacttcaGAGATATCTTGACTGCAGAGGAGCTTAATCCCTTGCTTGATGGCTCTGCACAATCACAGATGCACTTCCTTTGCAAATTATTTTACTTTGTTCGTCAGTTACACTACTTTTGTACATATGTGAAGGTATCCATCTGCCCACGGAGCAGTATTGCTTTCGCTTGTGAAAACTGAAAGGTTGAACCCTTGATGTGCTATTTTCAAAGGTATTAATTTTAATGCGCCTCATAGACATTGTCAATAACTATTGTTGCAAGTTTTTCAAATTATTTTCCTTCATGGTAGTACCAGTTCTTCAATAATGCGATTGGTTatttcaatgaaaaaaaaaccATCAGATCTACTTCTGCTAAAGGTGTGTATCCACCCTATTTGAAGCTCATGTTGCTCCTGCAGGTAGctttgatttgggttttgtgttttgatCTGTTTGGTTACTGggtttgctttgttttttcaATTGCTTCACTTTTGTAAAGAGTTTAGTATAGTATTACTGTGCAGCTTTATGTAGATAATCAGATACCCAGTTTTGCTTTCTCTTTATTGTACTTAAATTGGTAATCTTTTCTGTAAATTGTTCTAAGTTGGGTCGTACTTAAAACAAATTGggtgtttttgtttcttattattGGCTGGTTTATAGTGTTATTTGGATTGGATTGTGTTTGC encodes the following:
- the LOC133742841 gene encoding uncharacterized protein LOC133742841, with product MAKKKVATVSPLRWLEIVTEERVSSRSTLSRGVLVSFLFNTQPPPPFPNGTEPSSSSFSASDQNPSKNEEEREVGCEGLGLKDGGCSRVQGLRFRDELEQLRKKSGAIDKALLFPCQVDEGGICQNTPIRGSLLTGKILRLLLLCWSSTPPLVSSRKIMRVTLQQLSWLVLLLKPRNGLVLLLKGGLSLLKHPM